TTCCATCGGGCACCAGCCGGCCGACCACGCCGAGCAGCGTCTTCAAGGGAACGGGTTTCGTCAGCACCACGTCGGCTTCCAGATCGCGCGCGCGGGCTTCGTAGTCGGGCGTGAAACGGCAACCCGAGAGCATCACCACGGGCAGCCGACAGGCCTCGTCCCGACGGATCTCTTCGAGCACGCTGAAGCCATCCTTCCGGGGCAGCATCACATCCAGGGTCACGAGATCGGGGCGCATCGTGCGCATGCGCTCGAGTGCAGTCTCGCCGTCACCGGCCGTCTCGACCTGGTAGCCCTGTTCGCGGAACGCTCGTGAAAGGATGCGCCGAAAGTTGGGGTCGTCATCGACACATAGGATCGTCGCGGTCACCGGAAGCCTCCGGCCCCATGTATCGTCCGACTCGATCTCCGAGCTGAGGGGAGATCGCTACGAAGTTCAGGAAGCGGCAGCAGGAGTGCAGGCCGCACGCAGCAAAGCGGCAAGTGACGCGTCAAACGGCGCCCTTGCGATCCCCTGTTCGGTGACGATGGCGCTGACGAGCCGGGCAGGCGTCACATCGAAAGCTGGATGCCGGACTCCGACGCCCTCCGGCACGACGGGCCGCGCGCCGAATTCAGCGACTTCTTCACGACCGCGTTCTTCGATCGGGATCGCCTCTCCGTTGGGAGTGTTCGGATCGATCGTCGAACACGGCGCTGCCACGTAGAAGGGCAGATCGTGGGCGTGGGCCAGGAGTGCCAGGCCATAGGTGCCGATCTTGTTGGCCACGTCACCGTTTGCCGCGACCCGATCCGCTCCGACGATCACCAGATCGACTTCGCCTGCGCCCATGAAGTACGCCGCCATGTTGTCAGTGATCACCTCGACGGGAATCCGGTCACGATCGAGTTCCCAGGCGGTGAGCCGCGCACCTTGAAGGAAGGGACGTGTCTCGTCCGCTAGAACGCTGACCCGCCTGCCGGCCTCGACCGCGCCCCGGACGACACCCAGGGCAGTCCCGTAGCCACCCGTCGCCAACGCTCCCGCATTGCAATGGGTCAAGATACGCGCGCCGTCAGGCACCAAGGAGGCGCCCGCGGCGCCCAACGATCGACAGATCTCGATGTCTTCATCGACCAACGCCCGTGCCTCGGCCAGCATGTCGCGCCGCAGGGTATCTGCGTTCGCGCCCGTAGCAGCGGCTTCGACGAGCCAGCCGCGCATGCGATCCAGGGCCCAGAAGAGGTTCACGGCCGTCGGGCGGGTTCGGGCGAGACGCTCGGCTGCGCAGTCGACATCGGCCACCAATGCCTCGGGCGTTTCGGCCGCGCTGAGCTGGGCCGCGAGTGCCAGCCCGAGAGCTGCCGTGCAACCGATCGCCGGCGCGCCTCGCACGACGAGATCTTCGATCGCCACCGCGACGGCCTCGACATCGCGAAGATGGAGGTAGCGCTCTTCAACGGGGAGAAGCCGCTGGTCGAGCAAGGCCACTGCGTCGTCTTCCCAACGGACGGTAAACCAATCCGCCGTTGTCACGGAGCCACCTGGCCCTCGGGTTCCTCGGGAAGAGGCTCATCATTCAGGATCGAATCCAATAGCTTCAACACGTCCTCCCCCGATCCCTCGCCGAGCCGCTCGTCGATCTTGCGTTCCCACTTCTTCCGGCGCCGATCGTCCGCGACGTAGGCCGCACCGAAAGCACGAGTCGCCTCGGCGGTGACGGTCACCTTCGGATCGTCGATCGTCCCTTTCACCGCGGCCAGAGGGATCACCCTCTCGCGTGGCGCCTTGGGCTCCTCCCCTTCGGTCGGAGCCAGGGCTTCATCGAGTTCTTCGAAGATCGTGAGTTTGCCCGTGAGATCGAGCTTGCGGCTCACGACACCGACGTTCCCCCGCAGATCGACACGATAGTCCAGGTAGTCGAGACGCAGATCTCGCGTACTTGCGATGCCCTTCTGGATGTCCAGGGTGCCACCGAGCCGCTTGAACTCGTCGCCGTAGTACTTGTCCGCCTTCTCGCCCGCGGCCAGCCGACCGATGGCGACCACCGCACCTCCCGTTTCACGCAGCCCCTTGAAGGTCTTCTCCAGAAAGGACACTCCCTTCATCCGACCCGGTGCGATATCGAAGCGCAGCTTGCCCTTCACCCTCTCGAGCAACTCGTCCTCACCCGTGAGCGCGCCTGACCACTCGCTGCGCAGCCGAAGCGGTCCGGACAAGGTGTCCTCCTTGCCGGCGAGCGCAGCCAGCAACAGCTGGCTATCTGCATCATCGGCATCCAGGCGTCCTGCGAACATCGGCTCTCCAGCGAGATCATGAATGCGGAGCGCCAGCTGGAAGGGCTGCTCGGCCACGCGTAGATCGAGTCCCTCGCCTTCGATCGCGTCGCCGGTGCCGCGGAAACGACCGTTCAGGGTGAGCAGTTGGCCATCTTCGAGCGGATACTCGAAACCCGCGACGAGGAAGCTTCCCTGCACGGAGAGCGGGCCCAGGCCGAGTTCGAGGCCGTCGAGTTGCAGCGTTCCCGGTAGCGGTTGATCGCCCAGCGCCGGAAGCAGCTCCTCCCAACCGGCCAGGCTGAAGGCTTCTGCATCCAGCTTGATCTCCCTGCGCTCTCCCAGACTCGCTCTTCCGGTCGCTTTCAGATTGTGGAGTTCGATCACGAGCTCTTGGAGCGTGCGTGCATCGCCCTCCTGGATGAGCCGGCCGGCCAGGCGGCCAGGCATGCCACGAGGCTTGCGAAACGTTTCGTCGATGGAGAGCTCGACATCGGCGAGATCCAGATCCACGGGCCCCGCCAGGCGATCCGCCGGTCCCGCAAGACTCGCCACCACCGGCAGGACTCCCGTCACGACCACATCTCCAAACTCGAGTGTCGCGTCCGTGAGCCGCGCCTTCACATCGAGGCTGTCGAAGACATCGCGTTGCATCTCAGCCGTCACGTCGAGTTCGAGATTGCCAACGAGATCGTCATCGCCGATCCACGGCTCCAAGGAGGCGAGCGAGAGAGCGGCCAACTGGAGACTCAGCTGTAGATCGCCGCCAGAGGCCCGATGCCCCTGGATGGCCAGACGCCCGGTCTCGGCCAATTTGGCGGCCAGGTCGAAATCCACAGCGGTGCTCAACGAGGCTCCCTGGAGCGTGGCGGACAGATCGTGAACGACCAGGCTCGCGGCAGGCTCGAGCATTCGATCCTCGATCGTGAGCGTGGCGTCGGAAATCCGAATGCCACGCAACAACAGGTCGAACCCCTCGCTCTCCGGTTCTTCTTCCCGCGGGCCACGCGGCTCGGGAGCTTCCTCTTCTTCTTCGGGAGGCGAGAAGGGAAGTACGAAGCCATCCGCGGTGCGCAGCAGGATGAGCGTCGGGCCTTCGACGTCGACGCTTTCGATCACGAGCTTCCGGGCGAGTAGTGGAAGCCATGCGATACGAAGTCCGATCCGGTCCGCCGAGATCGGCGCGTCGCCTTCTTCTCCCGCGAGAACCGGCGCGCGCATCTCTAGACGCGGGGGCAGGAGACCAACCCCGATGCCCTCGTAGGAAAGCTCTCGTCCGGTTGCCGCGCGGGCTTCACTGACGATTCGCTCACGTACCTCCGGACGGTCCGCAATTCGGGGAAGAAAGATGGCGACGGCCCCGAGGGCAACCACGAAAAGGGCAACCAGGGCAATCAACACGATTCGGAGTACACGCATCACAGGGCCTCGAGCTTGGCGATGAGGATTTGTCGGATCTGGGCCGGGTCGGCCTTGCCCTGGCTCTGTTTCATCACCTGGCCCATCAGGAAGTTGACCGCCTTCTTGTCCCCCTCCTTGAAGGAGGCAATCGCCTTCGGTTGCGAGGCAAGCACGTCATCCGCCAGCGCCTCGAGAGCGCCCGAATCGGAGACCGCTTCCAGACCGCGCTCCTGCATCAGCCGCTCGGGGTCCCCTCCTTCGGCGAGCAGATCCGGCAGCAGATCACGGGCGCTCTTGGTCGTGAGCCGACCCGCGTCGACGAGGCCGAGCAAGCCCGCGAAGCCCTCTGCATTGAAACTGGGGCCCTCCGGATCAAGACGGAAGCCCTCCGGGCCAGGAACCGCGTCCCCTGGTTCGCGCTCCTGCTCATTCAGCCACGCCAGCACATCCCGCGTGAGCCAGTTCGCGGCGGCCTTGGGCTCCGCACCCGCCGCGACGGCCGCCTCGAAGAAGTCCGCCAGGGCGCCAGCGCCTACCAGCTTGGCAGCATCGGCCGCGGCCAACCCGTGCGCTTCCTCGAAGCGGTGCCGGCGAGCATCGGGAAGCTCCGGAAGCGCCGCGCGAATCGCATCGATGCGCTCTTGCGAGATCACCAGCGGAATCAGATCCGGATCCGGGAAGTAGCGGTAGTCGTCCGCGTTCTCCTTCAACCGCATCAAGAAGAGTCGATCACTCTCCGCGTCGTAGCCCACAGTGGCCTGCCGCACCTCGCCGCCTGCATCGATGAGATCAGCTTGATAGTCGACCTCGGCCTCGATCGCTGCCTCCACGAAGCGGAAGGAGTTCACGTTCTTGATCTCCCGGCGGGTGCCGAGTTCAGCCTCTCCATGCTTGCGGAGCGAAACGTTCGCGTCGCAACGAAATTGTCCCTTCTCCATATCCGCGTCCGAAACACCGGTCGTGCGGAGGATCGCGTGGAGCTTCCTCAGATAGGCGGTCGCTTCTTCCGCCGAACGCAAGTCGGGTTCGGAAACGATCTCGACCAACGGCACCCCGGCCCGGTTCAGATCGATTCGGCTCCGATCGGTGGGGCCATCGTGGAGGGATTTCCCGGCGTCCTCTTCCATGTGGATCCGGGTCAGCTGGATTCGTTTCGGGCCACCCGAGTCCGTCTCGATCTCGAGCCACCCGTCGGTGCAAAGAGGCTCCTCGAATTGCGAGATCTGGTAGCCCTTGGGCAGGTCCGGGTAGAAGTAGTTCTTGCGCGCGAAGATCGAGGTCGGGTGGATCGTGCAATTCGTGGCGACCCCAGCCCGGATGGCCAGCTCGACCGCTTCGGCATTGAGGACAGGAAGGGCTCCCGGGAGCGCAAGACAGACGGGCGTCGTGTGCTGGTTGGGCTCATCGCCATAGGAGACCCCGGCGGTGGAGAAGAGCTTGCTGCGCGTGCGCAGCTGCACATGAACCTCGAGACCGATCACCACCTCGTAGTCGGGATGTGCGCTCACGCCAGATCCTCAGGCCGCGCCAGATGGTGGTCCGTCAGGCGTTGGTAGGCATCTGCGACCCGCAGCACAGCCGCGTCCTCCATGGGGCGCCCCAGCACCTGAAGCCCCACTGGGAGCCCCTCCACCAGACCGCACGGAAGAGAGACGCCAGGCAGACCCGCCAGGTTCGCCGAAACCGTGTAGATATCCGAGAGATACATCGTGAGCGGATCCTCGGTCTTGTCACCGAGCCGGAAGGCCGTTTCCGGGGTCGTCGGCGTCAGCAACACGTCGCAGCCGGCGAACGCCGCATCGAAATCCTGGCGCAGAAGCGTGCGGATCTTCTGGGCCTTCCGATAGTAGGCCTCGTAGTAGCCGGCAGAGAGCACGTAGGTTCCGAGCAGGATCCGGCGTTTCACCTCGGCGCCGAAGCCTTCGGAGCGAGTGCGCTCGTAGAGCTCCTTCAGGTTGGCGGCCCCTTCAGCTCGGCGGCCGTAGCGAACACCGTCGAAGCGAGCGAGATTGCTCGAAGCCTCGGCTGTCGCGATCAGATAGTAGGCAGCCACGGCATAGCGGGCGTGCGGGAGATCGACCTCCACGAGCTTGGCGCCCTGGGCCTCGAGCATCCCGGCAGCCACGCGCACCTTTTCGAGCAGAGCCGGGTCGGCCCCCTCGGTTTCGAAATATTCCCGTGGGAGGCCGATCGTCAATCCGGACACGTCGCCCGTGAGCGCCGACGCCGTCGTCAGTGCGGGCTCCGGGAGCGATGTCGAATCCTTGGGATCGTGGCCGCTGATTACATCGAGCAACGTCGCGCAATCCGCCGCGCTGCGTCCGAGCGGGCCGATCTGGTCGAGAGAGGAAGCGAAGGCCACCAACCCGTAGCGGGAGACCCTTCCGTAGGTGGGTTTCATGCCGACGACCCCGCAGAAAGCCGCGGGTTGGCGGATCGAGCCACCGGTATCGCTGCCGAGCGCAAGCGGCACGATGTCTGCCGCCACGGCCGCAGTCGAGCCGCCGGACGAACCGCCAGGCGAGCGCTCCAGATCCCAGGGGTTGCGGCTCGGACCGTAGGCGGAGTTCTCCGTGGAAGAACCCATGGCGAACTCGTCCATGTTGGCTCGTCCGATCACCACGGCGCCGGCCGCACGCAGCTTCGCCACGACGGTGGAATCGAAGGGCGAGACGTAGCCCTCGAGAATGCGCGAAGCGCAACCGGCCCGTTCGCCCTGCTGAACGATGTTGTCCTTGATCACGAGCGGGATGCCGTCCAGTGGGGAACGGGTCTCGCCAGCAGCTCGTCGGGCGTCCGCAGCATCGGCTGCTGCGACGGCCTGATCGTTCTGGAGATCGACGAAGACCGAGAGGCGCTCACCCACCCCGGACGCACGCTGGAGGGAGCGCTCGATGAGTTCGCGGCTACTCGTCTGCTCGGCGTCCAGTGCGGATCGCAGTTCGCTGACACTCCCAAAGCGTTCCGTCATGCTCAGCTCGCCGCCTCGTCGTCGAGCACCTTCGGGACGCAGAACGCCGTGCCGTCCGCGTCCGGCGCATTCGCGACTGCCTGCTCGGGTGTGAACTCCCCGGCGGGTTCGTCGCTTCGGGTAGGCGTCGCGAGGGGAATCGCGTGGGCCGTGGGTTCGATCCCGTCGGTTTCGACCTCCATGAGCAGATCCACGTACTCGAGGATCCGCTCGAGATGAGCGGTCATGGCCGGAAGCTCGGCATCGTCCAGGCGCAGGCGCGCCAGTTCGGCGACCCGCTTGGCGTCTTCAGGGGCGATTCGGGACATGGAGAGGAGATTCTAACGACCTCCGGGTGGCCCGCAGATGAAGCTGAACCGGCCCTTCGGGGCGTCTCGGGGGGGAATCCGGTACCGTGCTGCGATCTTGACTGACACCGAAGAAAACGACGACCTCTTCAACGACCTGCCCGAGGACATCCGCCGGGGCATTGCCGACCTGGGCTGGAAGGATCCCATGCCGGTCCAGGCCCAGTCCATTCCGGTGATGCGGCGCGGAGGCGATCTGATCGTCCAGGCCCGCACCGGCAGCGGGAAGACTGGCGCCTTCGGCATCCCGATCGCCGCGGATGTGGATCCGGAGCTGGCCGCGCCCCAGGCCCTCGTGCTGGCGCC
The sequence above is a segment of the bacterium genome. Coding sequences within it:
- a CDS encoding AsmA family protein — its product is MRVLRIVLIALVALFVVALGAVAIFLPRIADRPEVRERIVSEARAATGRELSYEGIGVGLLPPRLEMRAPVLAGEEGDAPISADRIGLRIAWLPLLARKLVIESVDVEGPTLILLRTADGFVLPFSPPEEEEEAPEPRGPREEEPESEGFDLLLRGIRISDATLTIEDRMLEPAASLVVHDLSATLQGASLSTAVDFDLAAKLAETGRLAIQGHRASGGDLQLSLQLAALSLASLEPWIGDDDLVGNLELDVTAEMQRDVFDSLDVKARLTDATLEFGDVVVTGVLPVVASLAGPADRLAGPVDLDLADVELSIDETFRKPRGMPGRLAGRLIQEGDARTLQELVIELHNLKATGRASLGERREIKLDAEAFSLAGWEELLPALGDQPLPGTLQLDGLELGLGPLSVQGSFLVAGFEYPLEDGQLLTLNGRFRGTGDAIEGEGLDLRVAEQPFQLALRIHDLAGEPMFAGRLDADDADSQLLLAALAGKEDTLSGPLRLRSEWSGALTGEDELLERVKGKLRFDIAPGRMKGVSFLEKTFKGLRETGGAVVAIGRLAAGEKADKYYGDEFKRLGGTLDIQKGIASTRDLRLDYLDYRVDLRGNVGVVSRKLDLTGKLTIFEELDEALAPTEGEEPKAPRERVIPLAAVKGTIDDPKVTVTAEATRAFGAAYVADDRRRKKWERKIDERLGEGSGEDVLKLLDSILNDEPLPEEPEGQVAP
- the gatC gene encoding Asp-tRNA(Asn)/Glu-tRNA(Gln) amidotransferase subunit GatC codes for the protein MSRIAPEDAKRVAELARLRLDDAELPAMTAHLERILEYVDLLMEVETDGIEPTAHAIPLATPTRSDEPAGEFTPEQAVANAPDADGTAFCVPKVLDDEAAS
- the mtnA gene encoding S-methyl-5-thioribose-1-phosphate isomerase — encoded protein: MTTADWFTVRWEDDAVALLDQRLLPVEERYLHLRDVEAVAVAIEDLVVRGAPAIGCTAALGLALAAQLSAAETPEALVADVDCAAERLARTRPTAVNLFWALDRMRGWLVEAAATGANADTLRRDMLAEARALVDEDIEICRSLGAAGASLVPDGARILTHCNAGALATGGYGTALGVVRGAVEAGRRVSVLADETRPFLQGARLTAWELDRDRIPVEVITDNMAAYFMGAGEVDLVIVGADRVAANGDVANKIGTYGLALLAHAHDLPFYVAAPCSTIDPNTPNGEAIPIEERGREEVAEFGARPVVPEGVGVRHPAFDVTPARLVSAIVTEQGIARAPFDASLAALLRAACTPAAAS
- the gatA gene encoding Asp-tRNA(Asn)/Glu-tRNA(Gln) amidotransferase subunit GatA; the protein is MTERFGSVSELRSALDAEQTSSRELIERSLQRASGVGERLSVFVDLQNDQAVAAADAADARRAAGETRSPLDGIPLVIKDNIVQQGERAGCASRILEGYVSPFDSTVVAKLRAAGAVVIGRANMDEFAMGSSTENSAYGPSRNPWDLERSPGGSSGGSTAAVAADIVPLALGSDTGGSIRQPAAFCGVVGMKPTYGRVSRYGLVAFASSLDQIGPLGRSAADCATLLDVISGHDPKDSTSLPEPALTTASALTGDVSGLTIGLPREYFETEGADPALLEKVRVAAGMLEAQGAKLVEVDLPHARYAVAAYYLIATAEASSNLARFDGVRYGRRAEGAANLKELYERTRSEGFGAEVKRRILLGTYVLSAGYYEAYYRKAQKIRTLLRQDFDAAFAGCDVLLTPTTPETAFRLGDKTEDPLTMYLSDIYTVSANLAGLPGVSLPCGLVEGLPVGLQVLGRPMEDAAVLRVADAYQRLTDHHLARPEDLA
- the gatB gene encoding Asp-tRNA(Asn)/Glu-tRNA(Gln) amidotransferase subunit GatB codes for the protein MSAHPDYEVVIGLEVHVQLRTRSKLFSTAGVSYGDEPNQHTTPVCLALPGALPVLNAEAVELAIRAGVATNCTIHPTSIFARKNYFYPDLPKGYQISQFEEPLCTDGWLEIETDSGGPKRIQLTRIHMEEDAGKSLHDGPTDRSRIDLNRAGVPLVEIVSEPDLRSAEEATAYLRKLHAILRTTGVSDADMEKGQFRCDANVSLRKHGEAELGTRREIKNVNSFRFVEAAIEAEVDYQADLIDAGGEVRQATVGYDAESDRLFLMRLKENADDYRYFPDPDLIPLVISQERIDAIRAALPELPDARRHRFEEAHGLAAADAAKLVGAGALADFFEAAVAAGAEPKAAANWLTRDVLAWLNEQEREPGDAVPGPEGFRLDPEGPSFNAEGFAGLLGLVDAGRLTTKSARDLLPDLLAEGGDPERLMQERGLEAVSDSGALEALADDVLASQPKAIASFKEGDKKAVNFLMGQVMKQSQGKADPAQIRQILIAKLEAL